One stretch of Miscanthus floridulus cultivar M001 chromosome 18, ASM1932011v1, whole genome shotgun sequence DNA includes these proteins:
- the LOC136523664 gene encoding uncharacterized protein: MGDTGTSGGAGERVRESSLMWPMLTRSNYAEWAMLLQCNFETLEIWDTIDPGGEGVKRSRDRQAMAGIPRSVPQEMWQLLGAKKTIKEAWEAVKSMRVGADRVKETNAQRPLKEFENIKFKDSETVDEFALRIGALAADLRTSGESIDNARVVKKMLRVLPQRYAQIAISIKTLLDLKTLTIEELVGRLKMAEDRLGIRDVTEKVGNLLLSEEEWVDKYRHRLMPESASSSGGAGKKSWKPKTGGGGGRGERGDRGDKKEPVVKLTSMGTPRRKGRCRNCGLYGHWAEDCKKPKKERKEEAHHAQADVDHPSILLATVNVVRVHARDVGPEPRGATCHVVHLNEKKVHPGDGEQDHDAEKDVWVLDMGASNHMTGRRETLTSLDTSVGGTVQFGDGSLVNIEGIGYCDVFDTERSLLA; this comes from the coding sequence ATGGGCGACACGGGAACGTCCGGCGGCGCGGGAGAGCGGGTTCGCGAGAGCTCGCTCATGTGGCCGATGCTCACCCGCTCGAATTATGCGGAGTGGGCGATGTTGCTTCAATGCAACTTCGAGACCCTTGAGATCTGGGACACCATTGATCCTGGCGGCGAAGGCGTGAAGAGATCGCGGGACCGGCAGGCCATGGCCGGCATCCCGCGTTCCGTGCCGCAGGAGATGTGGCAGCTGCTCGGCGcaaagaaaaccatcaaggaggcgtgggaggcggtGAAGAGCATGAGGGTCGGCGCTGATCGCGTGAAGGAGACCAATGCTCAACGCCCGTTGAAGGAATTTGAGAACATAAAGTTCAAGGATTCCGAGACGGTGGACGAGTTCGCCCTCCGCATCGGCGCACTGGCGGCAGACCTACGCACATCCGGTGAGAGCATCGACAACGCCCGAGTTGTGAAGAAGATGCTGCGCGTTCTACCCCAACGTTACGCGCAGATCGCAATTTCGATCAAGACTCTGCTCGATCTCAAGACCCTGACCATTGAGGAACTGGTCGGGCGGCTCAAGATGGCAGAAGATCGCCTCGGGATTAGGGACGTCACCGAGAAGGTTGGCAATCTGCTGCTCTCGGAGGAGGAGTGGGTGGACAAGTACCGGCACCGCCTCATGCCGGAGTCGGCTTCTTCATCTGGGGGAGCTGGGAAGAAGTCCTGGAAGCCAAAGACcggaggtggcggcgggcgtGGAGAACGCGGTGATCGCGGCGACAAGAAGGAGCCTGTCGTCAAGTTGACGTCCATGGGCACGCCGAGGCGCAAAGGGCGCTGCAGAAACTGCGGCCTCTACGGTCATTGGGCCGAGGACTGTAAGAAGCCGAAGAAGGAGCGCAAGGAAGAGGCGCATCACGCCCAAGCAGATGTCGATCACCCATCGATCCTTCTAGCCACGGTGAACGTCGTGCGCGTCCACGCGCGCGACGTCGGGCCGGAACCGAGGGGCGCGACGTGCCATGTCGTGCATCTCAATGAAAAGAAGGTGCATCCAGGTGACGGGGAGCAAGACCATGATGCAGAGAAGGATGTGTGGGTCCTCGACATGGgagccagcaaccacatgacggggcGGCGCGAGACGCTCACGTCGCTGGACACATCGGTGGGCGGAACGGTGCAGTTTGGCGATGGATCGCTCGTCAACATCGAAGGCATCGGTTACTGTGATGTGTTTGACACTGAACGCTCACTGTTAGCTTGA
- the LOC136520532 gene encoding probable auxin efflux carrier component 1c → MITGTDFYHVMTAMVPLYVAMILAYGSVRWWRIFTPDQCSGINRFVALFAVPLLSFHFISTNNPYTMNLRFIAADTLQKLIVLALLTAWSYLSRRGCLEWTITLFSLSTLPNTLVMGIPLLKGMYGDFSGSLMVQIVVLQCIIWYTLMLFMFEYRGARILITEQFPDTAGAIASIVVDPDVVSLDGRNDAIETEAEVKEDGKIHVTVRRSNASRSDIYSRRSIGFSSTTPRPSNLTNAEIYSLQSSRNPTPRGSSFNHTDFYSMVGRSSNFAAGDAFGLRTGATPRPSNYEEDAQGGKAANKYGGQYPAPNPAMAAQPMPTKGLKKAAANGQAKGEDGKDLHMFVWSSSASPVSDVFGNGAAEYNDAAAVKEVRMAVASPRKVAADGRKERGEDFTERDDFSFGNRGAVERDAEAGDEKAAAVQGNAGGVAAPAAMPPTSVMTRLILIMVWRKLIRNPNTYSSLIGLIWSLVCFRWNFEMPAIILKSISILSDAGLGMAMFSLGLFMALQPRIIACGNKVATFAMAVRFLTGPAVMAAASLAVGLRGTLLHVAIVQAALPQGIVPFVFAKEYGVHPDILSTAVIFGMLIALPITLVYYILIGL, encoded by the exons ATGATCACGGGCACGGACTTCTACCACGTGATGACGGCCATGGTGCCGCTGTACGTCGCCATGATCCTGGCGTACGGCTCCGTGAGGTGGTGGCGCATCTTCACGCCGGACCAGTGCTCGGGGATCAACCGCTTCGTGGCGCTCTTCGCGGTGCCGCTTCTCTCGTTCCACTTCATCTCCACCAACAATCCCTACACCATGAACCTCCGGTTCATCGCCGCCGACACGCTGCAGAAGCTGATCGTGCTGGCGCTGCTCACCGCCTGGAGCTACCTCTCCCGGCGGGGCTGCCTGGAGTGGACCATCACGCTCTTCTCCCTGTCCACGCTGCCCAACACGCTGGTGATGGGCATCCCGCTGCTCAAGGGCATGTACGGCGACTTCTCCGGCAGCCTGATGGTGCAGATCGTGGTGCTCCAGTGCATCATCTGGTACACGCTGATGCTCTTCATGTTCGAGTACCGCGGCGCCAGGATCCTCATCACGGAGCAGTTCCCGGACACGGCGGGCGCCATCGCGTCCATCGTGGTGGACCCCGACGTGGTGTCGCTGGACGGGCGCAACGACGCCATCGAGACGGAGGCCGAGGTGAAGGAGGACGGCAAGATACACGTGACGGTGCGCCGCTCCAACGCATCGCGCTCCGACATCTACTCCCGGCGGTCCATTGGGTTCTCCAGCACCACGCCGCGGCCCAGCAACCTGACCAACGCCGAGATCTACTCGCTGCAGTCGTCGCGGAACCCCACGCCGCGGGGCTCCAGCTTCAACCACACCGACTTCTACTCCATGGTCGGCCGCAGCTCCAACTTCGCCGCCGGGGACGCGTTCGGGCTGCGCACCGGCGCCACGCCCAGGCCGTCCAACTACGAGGAGGACGCGCAGGGCGGCAAGGCTGCGAACAAGTACGGCGGCCAGTACCCGGCGCCCAacccggccatggcggcgcagccCATGCCCACCAAGGGTCTCAAGAAGGCGGCGGCCAATGGGCAGGCCAAGGGCGAGGACGGCAAGGACCTGCACATGTTCGTCTGGAGCTCCAGCGCGTCGCCCGTGTCCGACGTGTTCGGCAATGGCGCCGCGGAGTACAACGACGCCGCCGCCGTCAAGGAGGTCCGCATGGCCGTCGCCTCCCCGCGCAAAG TTGCGGCGGACGGGAGGAAGGAGCGGGGCGAGGACTTCACAGAGCGGGACGACTTCAGCTTCGGGAACAGGGGCGCGGTGGAGAGGGACGCGGAAGCCGGCGACGAGAAGGCGGCGGCGGTGCAGGGAAATGCCGGCGGCGTGGCGGCGCCCGCGGCGATGCCACCGACGAGCGTAATGACGCGGCTCATCCTCATCATGGTGTGGCGCAAGCTGATCCGCAACCCCAACACCTACTCCAGCCTCATCGGCCTCATCTGGTCGCTCGTCTGCTTCAG GTGGAACTTCGAGATGCCGGCGATCATCCTCAAGTCCATCTCGATCCTCTCCGACGCCGGGCTCGGCATGGCCATGTTCAGTCTCG GGCTGTTCATGGCGCTGCAGCCACGGATCATCGCGTGCGGGAACAAGGTGGCCACGTTCGCCATGGCCGTGCGGTTCCTGACCGGCCCGGCCGTCATGGCCGCCGCCTCCCTGGCCGTCGGCCTCCGCGGCACGCTCCTCCATGTCGCCATCGTCCAG GCCGCGCTGCCGCAGGGCATTGTCCCCTTCGTCTTCGCCAAGGAGTACGGCGTGCACCCTGACATCCTCAGCACGGC AGTCATCTTCGGCATGCTCATCGCGCTGCCCATCACGCTGGTGTACTACATCCTGATTGGGCTGTGA